In a single window of the Pocillopora verrucosa isolate sample1 chromosome 4, ASM3666991v2, whole genome shotgun sequence genome:
- the LOC131799353 gene encoding leucine-rich repeat serine/threonine-protein kinase 1 isoform X2 — MSKGVRKQLFEACTTGDLDTLLQAIYHNQDVVKELICGEDVASSTLPRNFLHVACENGHLEVVRQLVAFGANVNQAVEEIGTPLCVACIKGYADIAKYLLKEGAFVHNPVFGHLSPILLACKSGKHDVVEFLLSEQPSLLGSHGPLLLYEACRLGHVQLARLLIRRGVDVNPPSTSLDSQGRKSPGSPLKGACEGHQTAVVNYLIENGAKVTCDLVENYWELIGEALMRYTKETRNKRKTALSFEVDPSVTMFSAAWSKKNLYAIHKAWFVNLSARLVSIDLSDNCIKELPEELFNILPALEELDVSKNQLKYLPEVISSYTRIQKLSAFDNQLTCAPVSLFQLPTMKKLNLAQNNISSLFGELEEGEEADSDTWGCTALKVLTLSFNQLKSLPNGIQGAVGLTKLYLDHNNLRDFPMAWKCPLEILDLSHNKLTSFSCNMEMVWDTSLKRLYLSSNNLGSISWNLCQLSGLQDLDMSHNNIRMLPKPEFWTCSTLHKLNLSFNKLSAKPLVESQMGSSTLKRFQFFKASSSEDGQETKTDCEFPTALFSHTLETLSVNDNNLQSLPLSICGLMSLIELDLSDNPELRTLPPELGNLRDCWQLRLNKLNLSGIPKHVRPGEIGVRPKDTLAYLRATLRKSVPYYRMKLMVVGLQGRGKTTLLSALKGQKLPPNLSTVGIVIDEWQVQIGASSRFSLQRFLTQSDAPLITFSTWDLAGQNVYYAAHQMFLSPNTLYLAVWNVTHGEEGVESLRRWLLNIQARAPSSEVLIVGTHLDLLPKKNRQHRVDALKQSIALKYLDNQGFPKIVGNIVVSPTTGENIPELKELIYSKALKVKDHGENIIGRMVPQSYIDLQQAVIQEAERRRTTGEPPLLLEDEILQLAKCSPQNDILDTEELTLATRFLHENGVLLHYNDQLRGLNHLYFIDPAWVCDLIATLVTVRERNPFIVNGVMKKKDLQLVLRDPKFPQNFILQYLQLMERFEIALSINEEQLLIPSMLPKEKPGLQLHKLQKLMAKRKKSNEQGRFSSSRGSSSLDNSNINTVCRNYQMAYTPSGFWSRLITRLIVSIQRWRTIEQIKEESYSLVYWREGIGVVYEGGYFKVESYQELIPVNQGKAVFQEINGVAITVWSEQRDFAAIGFIVDQIDALISEWYPGLDETDMYGLPLVRRLIPCPLCINWMTHRKSMKRSVSMEFPSTLPSNFLMLQTLHPHNFTLTECAATAMRFSTISCPSHPDRVVSISLLIPDLLMADLPRQLLVDQTQFKFDPRESHKIGGGGSGEVYRGSYRNETVAVKIFHSIGQTGSLLDSGLGNTGPSPGSRTLSGSCYRSHVSEGSSGRRSDVYTANTERDMEEELERTKVVKAFWDLRQEVAVLCRLNHPCVVRLLAVSLRPLCFVLELAPFGSLATVLDELSSKREARENEGSQVSRSRESILGRELSYNIAFQVASALWYLHDCNIIYRDLKADNVLVWSMDESALLNVKLSDYGISCFATPQGVAGEEGTPGYQAPEIRTGVGYDEKVDIFSFAIFLFELLTGCRPFSDYRNVVDIKKAIRRGVRPSPQLELDSQLPRLERLMRSCWHQLPEKRPPASEILKEMEDPAFLCQCRLLPATDENLLEKVTAIYALSNVASGNPKVPEAMEGSSTEIASNFILIWSRERNDRYYSIINCETGVFHTQGQNCEGHRVLCMTRVENRTWLGTEGCTIEVFGRTSWRNPSILWSYTTKAPVLALLTEYFPTDEDLPEKAELESGTRVKSVFASLANGTLIVFTPKTRLARRFSHADVTLETKGEDERLKKESDKWSNFQVVNLGQSGMPTKCMVLVFNNKELWVGCGNKIVIVDTNTLVILDEIAVYQTQRTHVRIMVTDGTRVWCADRRSSKILQWEVSSRQLTNIFDCDVNSPVGKVLDTNIVESRRFTSRKGDDERSSRRDRTVSDPPDMCEPSFTESMFKEAMDRSINEEGDETNSLRKEDSLPRRIGSDFGRNTTENDRHEDSKNMDSKQVQAFSRSLSLPAETVSDEGGISSFCSTDTTKSITVLAQASSTPQESHAQTEDFQTNEDSVSVISENVPTLIEKTATIDNIRNSGEEVIESRCDATSNHGKSDALSMTLSVETIPEITIEAQRQTGDNNVEDEKETETVTREAVDKREGADFELVDREETRQAFIEGARKSLGSESSISRPCASMTSLRQPFNSPSRTPSLMSSTRRKSQRRQEKDEGNKSPLSKPWAARPRIRILAGTINRVTALSLVNGTLWIGRGVGDVLTLNVNSFNDDVPLGLVFAQLESDNLLGYENGQVDEIVSSGMDKVVCLRRLETPRGSVNTTERGLERYQLVLWEAWGDTEFRKFNSRLEEFNSLIP, encoded by the exons ATGAGCAAAG GTGTTAGGAAACAGTTGTTTGAAGCCTGCACAACAGGTGATCTTGACACACTACTACAAGCCATTTACCACAATCAAGATGTAGTAAAGGAGCTAATTTGTGGAGAAGATGTAGCTAGCTCAACTTTGCCCAGAAATTTTCTTCATGTGGCCTGTGAAAATGGTCATTTGGAAGTGGTACGTCAACTTGTAGCCTTTGGTGCTAATGTCAATCAAGCTGTTGAAGAAATTGGAACTCCCTTATGTGTTGCATGTATAAAAGGATATGCAGacattgcaaaatatttgttaaaagaagGTGCATTTGTACATAATCCTGTATTTGGTCATTTGTCGCCAATTTTACTTGCCTGTAAATCTGGAAAACATGATGTGGTGGAATTTTTATTATCTGAGCAGCCCAGTCTCCTTGGATCCCATGGACCATTGCTACTCTATGAGGCATGCAGACTTGGGCATGTCCAGCTGGCAAGACTGTTGATCAGGAGAGGTGTTGATGTGAACCCACCATCTACATCGTTAGACTCCCAGGGAAGGAAATCACCAGGCAGTCCTCTCAAAGGTGCATGTGAAGGTCATCAGACTGCTGTTGTTAATTACCTTATTGAAAATGGGGCCAAAGTGACCTGTGATCTTGTAGAGAATTATTGGGAACTTATTGGAGAAGCTCTAATGAG ATACACCAAAGAAACTAGGAACAAACGCAAGACAGCACTTTCTTTTGAAGTTGATCCAAGTGTGACAATGTTTTCTGCTGCttggagtaaaaaaaatttgtacgcCATTCATAAAGCTTGGTTTGTTAACTTGTCAGCAAGACTTGTGAGTATTGACCTGTCTGATAACTGCATTAAGGAGCTTCCAGAAGAGCTGTTTAATATTCTTCCAGCCCTTGAGGAGCTTGATGTGTCtaaaaatcaattgaaatatttaCCAGAAGTTATCAGCAGCTACACAAG GATACAAAAGCTATCAGCTTTTGATAACCAGCTGACATGCGCCCCTGTCTCTTTGTTTCAATTACCCACAATGAAGAAACTAAACCTCGCTCAGAACAATATCTCTTCCTTATTTGGCGAGCTGGAAGAGGGCGAGGAAGCTGATAGCGACACATGGGGCTGTACTGCACTGAAGGTTCTAACATTGTCATTCAATCAACTAAAAAGTTTACCTAACGGTATTCAGGGAGCTGTCGGGCTCACAAAACTATATCTGGATCACAATAATCTACGAGACTTTCCGATGGCTTGGAAATGCCCCTTG GAAATCCTTGACCTTTCGCACAATAAGTTAACCAGTTTTTCCTGTAACATGGAAATGGTGTGGGACACCTCTCTGAAGCGTCTCTATCTTTCAAGCAATAATCTGGGATCCATTTCTTGGAACTTGTGTCAGTTGTCAGGACTTCAAGATCTAGATATGAGTCACAATAACATTCGAATGTTGCCAAAGCCAGAATTCTGGACATGCAGCACTTTGCACAAGCTAAACCTTTCCTTCAACAAG TTATCCGCCAAACCACTTGTCGAGTCACAGATGGGTTCTTCAACACTGAAGCGTTTCCAATTTTTCAAAGCCTCCAGCTCAGAAGATGGTCAAGAAACAAAGACTGACTGTGAATTTCCTACAGCACTATTTTCTCACACGCTAGAGACACTTTCTGTAAACGACAACAACTTACAGTCCTTACCCTTAAGTATCTGCGGATTGATGAGCCTCATCGAACTGGACTTAAGCGA TAACCCTGAACTGCGCACACTTCCTCCTGAACTTGGCAACTTACGCGATTGCTGGCAGCTCCGATTGAACAAACTAAATCTTTCAGGCATTCCTAAACACGTCAGACCTG GTGAGATTGGTGTCCGACCAAAAGACACGCTGGCATACTTACGAGCAACTCTTCGGAAGTCTGTACCGTATTACCGCATGAAACTGATGGTGGTAGGTTTACAG GGTCGAGGGAAGACAACTTTGCTGTCTGCTTTAAAAGGTCAAAAACTGCCACCTAACCTGTCCACTGTGGGAATTGTGATTGACGAATGGCAGGTTCAGATCGGGGCCAGTTCAAGGTTTTCATTACAGCGCTTCTTAACACAG AGTGACGCACCATTAATAACGTTCAGCACTTGGGATCTTGCGGGGCAAAATGTTTATTACGCGGctcatcaaatgtttttgtcgCCTAATACTCTGTACCTGGCCGTGTGGAACGTGACACATGGAGAAGAAGGAGTGGAGAGTCTGAGACGTTGGCTTCTCAACATACAG GCTCGTGCACCGTCTTCCGAAGTTTTGATTGTCGGAACACATCTGGACTTGCTTCCGAAGAAAAATCGACAACACCGCGTGGATGCACTGAAGCAAAGCATCGCGCTGAAGTATTTGGACAACCAAGGATTTCCGAAGATTGTCGGCAATATTGTTGTGTCGCCGACGACTGGCGAGAACATTCCGGAGTTGAAAGAACTGATTTACAGCAAGGCGTTAAAAGTCAAGGATCATGGAGAAAACATCATTGGCCGAATG GTACCACAAAGTTACATCGACCTCCAACAAGCTGTTATACAAGAGGCTGAGCGCCGGAGAACCACAGGCGAACCACCCTTACTCTTGGAAGATGAAATCTTGCAACTCGCCAAGTGCAGTCCACAGAATGACATCTTAGATACTGAGGAGCTAACACTAG CCACCAGATTCTTACACGAGAATGGTGTGTTACTTCACTACAATGATCAGCTGCGGGGCCTCAATCATCTTTACTTTATTGACCCTGCTTGGGTCTGTGATCTTATTGCGACTCTTGTCACCGTCCGAGAGAGAAATCCTTTTATTGTTAACGGTGTCATGAAGAAGAAGGATTTGCAGTTGGTGTTGAGAGACCCCAAATTCCCCCAAAATTTTATACTACAG TATCTGCAACTAATGGAGCGTTTCGAGATTGCTCTCTCTATAAACGAGGAACAGCTTTTAATTCCTTCAATGCTACCAAAAGAGAAACCAGGACTGCAGCTTCACAAGCTTCAGAAGTTGATGGCCAAGAGAAAAAAGTCAAACGAACAG GGCAGATTTTCCAGTAGTCGTGGCAGCAGCTCACTAGACAATTCAAACATCAACACAGTGTGTAGGAATTACCAGATGGCCTACACGCCGAGCGGGTTCTGGAGCCGACTCATTACCAGGCTTATTGTGTCCATTCAAAGATGGCGGACTATTGAGCAAATAAAGGAAGAAAGCTATTCTTTGGTTTACTGGCGGGAGGGGATTGGTGTCGTGTATGAGGGAGGTTACTTCAAGGTGGAATCATACCAAGAATTG ATCCCTGTAAATCAAGGAAAGGCCGTCTTCCAAGAAATCAATGGTGTCGCTATCACTGTATGGTCAGAACAGCGAGACTTTGCTGCTATTGGATTCATTGTCGATCAGATTGACGCTCTCATTTCGGAATGGTATCCGG GTCTCGACGAGACTGACATGTATGGGTTGCCATTGGTCCGTCGTTTAATTCCGTGTCCGCTTTGTATCAACTGGATGACTCACCGCAAATCAATGAAACGATCTGTTTCTATGGAGTTTCCATCCACTCTTCCCTCTAATTTTCTTATGTTGCAAACTCTTCATCCGCACAATTTCACTCTGACGGAATGCGCAGCAACTGCGATGCGTTTTTCAACTATCAGCTGTCCTTCCCATCCGGATAGAGTGGTGTCCATATCGCTTCTTATCCCGGACTTGTTAATGGCAGACCTACCCCGGCAGTTACTTGTGGATCAAACTCAATTCAAGTTCGACCCGCGAGAATCACATAAGATTGGCGGTGGTGGCTCTGGTGAAGTGTATCGTGGATCATATCGAAACGAGACTGTGGCGGTGAAAATATTCCACTCTATAGGCCAAACTGG CTCTCTCCTTGACAGCGGACTTGGAAACACTGGGCCCTCTCCTGGATCCAGGACTTTAAGTGGATCCTGTTATAGGTCCCATGTGAGTGAGGGCTCAAGTGGCCGGAGATCTGATGTGTACACTGCCAACACTGAACGTGACATGGAGGAGGAACTGGAAAGGACTAAGGTTGTCAAAGCTTTCTGGGACTTACGTCAAGAG GTAGCAGTCCTTTGCCGATTGAATCATCCATGTGTTGTCAGACTTCTTGCCGTTTCTCTGCGTCCACTATGCTTTGTTTTGGAGCTCGCCCCTTTTGGTAGTTTAGCTACAGTCCTTGACGAGCTCTCATCAAAGCGTGAAGCTCGAGAGAACGAAGGCAGCCAAGTTTCCAGGAGCAGGGAGTCAATTCTTGGGCGTGAATTATCCTATAACATCGCTTTTCAG GTCGCCAGTGCCCTTTGGTATCTCCACGACTGTAACATTATCTATCGAGATCTGAAAGCCGACAATGTTTTAGTTTGGTCCATGGATGAGTCCGCTTTATTGAACGTCAAACTATCTGACTACGGAATCTCGTGTTTCGCCACACCTCAAGGAGTTGCTGGAGAGGAAGGGACTCCAGGATATCAGGCTCCGGAAATTCGCACTGGAGTCGGTTACGATGAAAAG gtggatattttctcctttgcaatttttctgtttGAGCTGCTGACAGGATGTCGTCCTTTTAGTGATTATCGCAATGTCGTGGACATCAAGAAAGCGATTCGACGAGGGGTGCGGCCTTCACCTCAGCTTGAATTAGATTCACAATTACCAAGATTAGAACGGCTAATGAG ATCATGCTGGCATCAGTTGCCAGAGAAGCGTCCTCCTGCAAGCGAAATTTTAAAAGAGATGGAAGATCCAGCTTTCTTATGTCAGTGTCGACTGTTACCAGCCACTGATGAAAACTTGTTGGAGAAAGTTACAGCAATTTATGCCTTATCAAATGTTGCTTCTG GCAATCCCAAGGTCCCTGAGGCTATGGAGGGTTCTTCAACTGAGATCGCTTCGAACTTTATTCTGATTTGGAGTCGTGAACGAAATGATCGGTACTACAGTATAATCAACTGTGAGACAGGAGTGTTCCATACACAAGGACAAAACTGTGAGGGACATAGAGTGCTTTGCATGACGAGAGTTGAAAATCGAACTTGGCTTGGCACGGag GGGTGCACTATAGAGGTGTTCGGACGGACGTCCTGGCGTAATCCCTCAATTCTGTGGTCGTATACCACTAAGGCTCCAGTTCTTGCGCTGTTGACGGAGTATTTTCCTACAGATGAGGACCTTCCTGAAAAGGCAGAGCTTGAG AGTGGCACAAGAGTTAAAAGTGTATTTGCTTCCCTTGCCAATGGTACCCTGATAGTGTTCACTCCTAAAACTAGATTAGCACGAAGATTTTCGCATGCTGATGTCACTCTAGAAACGAAAGGCGAGGATGAACGgttgaaaaaggaaagtgaCAAGTGGTCTAACTTTCAG GTTGTTAACCTTGGTCAGTCTGGTATGCCCACCAAATGTATGGTTCTCGTATTCAATAATAAAGAACTGTGGGTTGGATGCGGCAACAAGATTGTGATAGTGGATACCAACACCTTGGTCATTCTGGACGAGATTGCGGTGTACCAAACGCAAAGGACGCATGTCCGGATCATGGTAACGGACGGAACACGTGTTTGGTGCGCGGACAGGAGGTCATCGAAAATTTTACAATGGGAAGTTAGCAGTCGTCAGCTGACCAATATTTTTGACTGTGATGTTAACAGTCCAGTTGGAAAAGTTTTAGACACAAACATAGTAGAGTCCCGCCGTTTCACTTCAAGAAAAGGTGATGATGAACGCTCTTCCCGTCGTGACAGAACAGTCAGTGACCCACCTGATATGTGCGAGCCCTCTTTCACTGAATCGATGTTTAAAGAGGCGATGGATCGTAGTATCAATGAAGAAGGCGACGAAACAAACTCTTTGCGTAAAGAGGATTCACTTCCTCGTCGAATTGGTTCTGACTTTGGTCGAAATACAACAGAAAATGATCGTCATGAGGATTCTAAAAATATGGATTCTAAACAGGTTCAGGCATTTTCCCGTTCTCTGTCCCTACCAGCGGAAACCGTCTCCGATGAGGGtggaatttcttctttttgtagcACAGATACAACGAAAAGTATCACAGTTCTTGCTCAGGCTAGCAGTACCCCGCAGGAGTCTCACGCTCAAACCGaagattttcaaacaaacgAAGATTCTGTTTCAGTAATTTCCGAAAATGTTCCAACTTTAATCGAAAAAACAGCGACAATCGATAATATTCGAAACTCCGGCGAGGAAGTCATAGAATCGAGATGCGACGCTACTTCCAATCATGGCAAAAGTGATGCATTATCTATGACATTATCAGTTGAAACTATTCCTGAAATTACAATTGAAGCCCAGAGACAGACAGGAGACAACAATGTTGAAGATGAAAAAGAGACCGAAACAGTAACCAGAGAAGCTGTCGACAAAAGGGAAGGTGCAGATTTTGAGCTCGTTGACCGCGAAGAAACTCGTCAAGCTTTCATCGAAGGTGCACGAAAAAGTTTAGGCTCTGAAAGCTCGATATCCCGTCCATGTGCTTCTATGACGTCGTTAAGGCAGCCTTTCAATTCACCTTCTCGAACTCCCTCGCTTATGAGTTCAACCAGGAGAAAATCTCAACGGCGACAGGAGAAAGATGAAGGCAACAAGTCACCACTTAGTAAACCGTGGGCAGCGAGACCTAGGATACGAATACTTGCTGGCACAATTAATCGTGTGACAGCACTTTCGTTAGTGAATGGCACGTTGTGGATTGGACGAGGAGTTGGTGACGTGCTAACACTGAACGTCAACTCATTTAATGATGATGTTCCTTTGGGTCTTGTGTTCGCTCAACTCGAGAGTGACAATCTTCTAGGTTACGAAAATGGTCAAGTGGATGAAATTGTCAGCAGTGGCATGGACAAGGTGGTCTGTTTGCGTCGGCTGGAGACTCCAAGAGGTAGCGTGAATACTACAGAACGCGGTTTGGAGCGCTATCAGTTGGTCCTGTGGGAGGCCTGGGGAGACACGGagtttagaaaatttaattCGCGGCTGGAGGAGTTTAACTCCTTGATTCCGTAA